Proteins encoded by one window of Candidatus Aramenus sp. CH1:
- the gatE gene encoding Glu-tRNA(Gln) amidotransferase subunit GatE: MSKLDYRSLGLKVGLEIHQQLDTQHKLFCNCPTLLTEEYKATLERYLRPVMSEIGEVDVAALFEWEKGKKYVYRIPEKSSCLVECDEEPPHEMNREAVKIGIAMTLAFKGKVVDEIYVMRKEVIDGSNTSGFQRTSIVGLGGSIQDEEGEVVIQTVAIEEDAARKIEDMGKEVVYNLDRLGIPLIEISTAPDIHSPEQAKRVAFKIGQMLRLTGKVKRGLGTIRQDLNVSIARGVKIEIKGVQELDLIPTIIENEALRQYNLLRIRDELKRRVTKDEVLGNFDKRDLTDLFQGSKSKVVQNTLKSGGRVYGIKVKGFKGIFGWEVMPNRRFGTEVADYVRVLAGLGGIFHSDELPNYGITNEEVKKVKDALGVEEGDAFVLIVGPREKLEKAYEVIRDRVLYAFEGVPKETRGAQEDGTTRFLRPQPGSARMYPETDIPPIRVTEQLLAEAKAYIPPSPEEKLKSLVGLGLGEELAKQIINSPRLSLFEELTRKYSPKVPPVVIATTIENTVKYVKSKGGKTELITDNVIEAVIAGVYSGVINKDSIPEILLEYSLGKGTINELISRFSSISDQELEKIVKATIQENLEEIKRKKDKAFNLVMGRVMAKVRGKAEGKKVAELIKRELEKI, encoded by the coding sequence ATGAGTAAGCTCGACTATAGATCCCTTGGATTAAAGGTAGGGCTTGAAATTCACCAGCAACTCGACACTCAGCACAAGCTTTTCTGTAACTGCCCTACGTTACTCACCGAGGAGTACAAGGCGACCCTGGAGAGGTACTTGAGGCCAGTCATGAGTGAAATAGGCGAAGTGGACGTAGCAGCGCTCTTTGAGTGGGAAAAGGGGAAGAAGTACGTCTACAGGATACCAGAGAAGAGCAGTTGTCTAGTGGAGTGCGACGAGGAGCCCCCGCACGAGATGAACAGGGAGGCTGTAAAGATAGGCATAGCGATGACGCTGGCGTTCAAGGGCAAGGTAGTCGATGAAATCTATGTAATGAGAAAGGAAGTAATAGACGGGTCAAATACCTCCGGGTTCCAAAGAACGTCGATTGTAGGACTAGGGGGTTCAATCCAAGATGAAGAAGGAGAAGTGGTGATACAGACTGTGGCCATAGAGGAGGACGCGGCGAGGAAAATAGAGGACATGGGGAAGGAGGTAGTTTACAACTTGGATAGACTTGGTATACCTCTAATAGAGATCTCGACTGCGCCTGACATACATTCCCCCGAACAGGCTAAGAGGGTGGCCTTCAAGATAGGGCAGATGTTGAGGCTGACCGGAAAGGTGAAGAGGGGTCTAGGGACTATAAGGCAGGACTTGAACGTTTCCATTGCCAGAGGAGTTAAGATAGAGATCAAAGGTGTGCAAGAGCTCGACTTGATACCAACGATAATCGAAAACGAGGCTTTGAGGCAGTACAACCTACTTAGGATAAGGGACGAGTTGAAGAGGAGGGTAACCAAGGACGAAGTATTGGGGAACTTCGATAAGAGGGACTTGACGGACCTCTTCCAGGGGTCAAAGAGCAAGGTAGTCCAGAACACGCTGAAGTCCGGGGGAAGGGTTTACGGCATCAAGGTCAAGGGGTTCAAGGGCATATTTGGATGGGAAGTCATGCCGAATAGGCGCTTTGGCACAGAAGTGGCGGACTACGTTAGGGTCTTGGCAGGTCTGGGAGGAATATTCCACTCAGACGAGTTGCCTAATTACGGCATAACAAATGAGGAGGTCAAAAAGGTCAAGGACGCCCTGGGCGTAGAGGAGGGCGACGCCTTCGTACTCATAGTGGGACCAAGGGAGAAGCTGGAGAAGGCGTATGAGGTAATAAGGGACAGGGTACTTTACGCTTTTGAGGGGGTACCCAAGGAGACAAGGGGGGCACAGGAAGACGGGACTACAAGGTTCCTAAGGCCACAACCGGGCTCTGCAAGGATGTACCCAGAAACGGACATCCCTCCAATAAGGGTAACAGAGCAATTGCTCGCTGAGGCAAAGGCCTACATACCGCCTTCTCCTGAGGAAAAGCTGAAGAGTTTGGTGGGACTAGGACTCGGAGAAGAGCTAGCTAAGCAGATTATAAATAGCCCAAGGTTATCCCTTTTCGAGGAGCTTACAAGGAAGTACTCGCCCAAAGTACCCCCAGTGGTTATAGCGACAACAATCGAAAACACCGTCAAGTACGTAAAGAGCAAAGGAGGGAAGACAGAGCTCATTACTGACAACGTCATAGAGGCGGTGATAGCAGGAGTATACAGCGGTGTAATAAACAAGGACTCGATCCCGGAGATCCTGCTGGAGTACTCGCTAGGTAAGGGAACAATTAACGAGTTGATTTCCAGGTTCTCTTCCATAAGCGACCAGGAGCTGGAGAAGATAGTCAAGGCCACAATTCAAGAGAACCTAGAGGAGATCAAGAGGAAAAAGGACAAGGCCTTTAACCTAGTCATGGGAAGGGTAATGGCGAAGGTCAGGGGAAAGGCAGAGGGAAAGAAAGTAGCTGAGTTAATAAAGAGGGAATTGGAGAAAATATAA
- a CDS encoding transcriptional regulator yields MSLTLPCEFSVKEILPALRSIIAEKLVTEKGMPIYRAANAMGLTPAAVANYVNKRRGTGIRGLIEKDERLMSMVNDLVDRLASNKVDNLSTYYCILCSEGKRALKKSGMEVLPCMYENYALIK; encoded by the coding sequence ATGTCTCTTACATTACCGTGCGAGTTTTCTGTTAAAGAGATACTGCCGGCTTTGAGGTCTATAATTGCCGAGAAGCTGGTCACTGAGAAGGGGATGCCCATATATAGGGCAGCTAACGCTATGGGACTGACCCCAGCTGCCGTAGCAAACTACGTGAACAAGAGGAGGGGGACTGGTATACGTGGGCTTATAGAAAAGGACGAGAGGTTAATGAGTATGGTCAACGACCTCGTAGATAGGCTGGCAAGCAACAAGGTTGACAACCTCTCGACTTACTATTGCATACTCTGTTCAGAGGGAAAGAGGGCCCTAAAGAAGAGTGGGATGGAAGTTCTACCTTGCATGTATGAAAACTACGCCTTAATTAAATGA
- a CDS encoding adenosylcobalamin-dependent ribonucleoside-diphosphate reductase: protein MIQMLANISLATLNKLFVLKRDGRKEEFKFEKILNKLGFVPDKVMDGIAQDVLQLAKDNVIDTRTIADIVERNLVENSLEHPELMDLAKRYVLARIYNHVFGKGRWKQFNEKDLLLTYNSLKVLEARYLLKDPNTLRYIETPQMMFRRVSSFLAKVEERYGKDEKAVKEAEEKFYEIMSDLKFLPNTPTLMNSGTRLGILSACFVLPVRDSMTSPEGDGIYDTLRAMALVHQQGGGTGFDFSELRPKGDIVASTAGVASGPVSFMKIFDVSTDVVKQGGKRRGANMGVMHVWHPDIEDFIHAKTGQLKDVQLQNFNISVGVYDYFMEKVEKGEEVPLITPRKTKVPGTDHDYYIVKARNYMHEEWVQEVVLNELEEKGSVYLDESKIITVDEALVIAEKEGAITRWVNARTLFNEIVKGAWDSGDPGLLFIDTINRGHPTWYLGKIQATNPCGEEPLLHWESCNLGSINLEKFVKEVNGKPTVDWDGLAETIRYAVRLLDNVIDANRYPLKQIEEATKRTRKVGLGVMGLARMLIKLGIPYDSVDAVYLSYQLAKFIYYHALKTSIELAKEKGPFPGYDARLYRDIWENAKPLEELLAIAGIGDRPSAKVREITKAVEALDFSKLKGERLTHGLRNAAVVSVAPTGTISIIAGTSSSIEPLFALAFIRNVAVGKFMEIDPLFLEYLRKYELDNPEVVKKVAETGMVGDNAFMPATIRKLFRTAHEVPPEYHVLHQGAWQQWNDSGTSKTINLRSEEPPETVERVYLMAWKMGIKGITVYRDKSKSQQVIYFGIKKEREELEKKKEGKLLPSSLRMEKYVEVSENYAGGCKTCEL from the coding sequence TTGATTCAAATGCTAGCTAACATTAGCTTAGCAACTCTAAACAAGCTCTTCGTACTGAAGAGAGACGGTAGAAAGGAGGAGTTTAAGTTCGAGAAGATACTAAACAAGCTCGGCTTCGTCCCAGACAAGGTGATGGACGGCATAGCACAGGACGTCCTCCAGCTTGCCAAGGACAACGTAATAGACACGAGGACGATAGCCGACATCGTGGAGAGGAACTTGGTGGAGAACTCCTTAGAGCACCCTGAGCTAATGGATCTCGCTAAGAGGTACGTCCTCGCTAGGATATACAACCACGTTTTCGGCAAGGGTAGATGGAAGCAGTTCAACGAGAAGGACTTGTTGCTCACCTATAACTCCCTCAAGGTCCTAGAGGCCAGATACTTACTGAAAGACCCAAACACGCTGAGGTACATTGAGACCCCACAGATGATGTTCAGGAGAGTGTCCTCCTTCTTAGCAAAGGTCGAGGAGAGGTACGGAAAGGACGAGAAGGCTGTGAAGGAGGCGGAGGAGAAGTTCTACGAGATAATGAGCGACCTAAAGTTCTTGCCAAACACTCCCACGTTAATGAACAGCGGTACCAGGCTGGGGATACTCTCGGCGTGCTTCGTACTGCCTGTGAGGGACTCCATGACGTCCCCTGAAGGGGACGGGATATACGACACGTTGAGGGCAATGGCGTTAGTGCACCAGCAGGGAGGGGGCACTGGCTTTGACTTCTCCGAGTTGAGGCCAAAGGGCGACATTGTCGCTTCAACTGCAGGCGTTGCCTCTGGGCCCGTGTCCTTCATGAAGATATTCGACGTGTCCACCGACGTGGTGAAGCAGGGAGGGAAGAGGAGGGGGGCAAACATGGGCGTCATGCACGTCTGGCACCCCGACATAGAGGACTTCATCCACGCCAAGACCGGGCAGTTGAAGGACGTCCAGCTCCAGAACTTCAACATCTCCGTGGGAGTTTACGACTACTTCATGGAGAAGGTGGAGAAGGGGGAGGAAGTGCCCCTCATCACGCCGAGGAAGACCAAAGTCCCTGGCACCGACCACGACTATTACATAGTCAAGGCCAGGAACTACATGCACGAGGAGTGGGTACAAGAAGTAGTTCTGAACGAGTTAGAGGAGAAGGGTAGCGTCTACTTGGACGAGAGCAAAATCATCACAGTGGATGAGGCACTAGTTATAGCAGAGAAGGAAGGTGCCATCACTAGGTGGGTGAATGCTAGAACTCTCTTCAACGAGATAGTAAAGGGCGCTTGGGACAGTGGTGACCCAGGACTGCTCTTCATAGACACCATAAACAGGGGTCACCCAACCTGGTACCTTGGGAAAATACAAGCCACGAACCCCTGTGGAGAAGAACCACTGTTGCACTGGGAGAGCTGTAACTTGGGTTCAATAAACCTGGAGAAGTTCGTGAAGGAGGTAAACGGCAAGCCCACGGTTGACTGGGATGGCCTCGCTGAGACTATCCGTTATGCGGTACGCCTCCTGGACAACGTCATAGACGCCAACCGCTACCCATTGAAGCAGATAGAGGAGGCCACTAAGAGGACCAGGAAAGTAGGTCTAGGGGTCATGGGCCTCGCTAGGATGCTGATAAAGCTGGGCATACCCTACGACAGCGTCGATGCCGTGTATTTATCTTACCAGCTCGCCAAGTTCATCTATTACCACGCTTTGAAGACGTCAATAGAGCTGGCCAAGGAGAAGGGGCCTTTCCCCGGTTACGACGCTAGGCTCTACAGGGACATATGGGAGAACGCTAAGCCCTTAGAGGAGCTGTTGGCCATCGCAGGTATAGGAGATAGACCATCCGCCAAGGTCAGGGAGATCACCAAGGCCGTGGAAGCCCTCGACTTCTCCAAGCTCAAGGGGGAGAGGCTCACCCACGGCTTGAGGAACGCCGCCGTGGTCTCCGTGGCCCCGACAGGGACAATCTCTATCATAGCAGGAACCTCTTCCTCTATAGAGCCACTCTTCGCCCTAGCCTTCATCAGGAACGTGGCGGTCGGGAAGTTCATGGAGATAGACCCCCTGTTCCTCGAGTACTTGAGGAAGTACGAGCTCGACAACCCCGAGGTCGTCAAGAAGGTGGCTGAGACCGGGATGGTAGGTGACAACGCCTTCATGCCCGCAACTATCCGCAAGCTGTTTAGGACTGCCCACGAAGTGCCTCCAGAGTACCACGTGTTGCACCAGGGTGCTTGGCAACAGTGGAACGACTCCGGGACTTCAAAGACCATCAACTTGAGGTCCGAGGAGCCCCCGGAGACTGTAGAGAGGGTGTATTTGATGGCGTGGAAGATGGGGATAAAGGGCATAACCGTGTACAGGGACAAGAGCAAGTCCCAGCAAGTAATCTACTTTGGCATAAAGAAGGAGAGGGAGGAGCTGGAGAAGAAGAAGGAGGGCAAGCTACTCCCCTCTTCCCTGAGGATGGAGAAGTACGTGGAAGTGAGCGAGAACTACGCTGGCGGATGTAAGACCTGCGAGTTATAA